The genome window ACCGTCCATCATGATGCACAGTATGAAGAACGATGGGTACAGGATTCGGTAGCATGGGATGAGTATGTGCCGATTTATGAAACGGTTTATAAGAATGTTTGTAATCAGTGCGGGGAAGATATAACAGGCTGCGAATCCGCGCATAATAAAGCGCATGCATTAGAAGGTGGAAATGGTGGATGGCATTCTGAATGGGTTCAAGTGCAGACGGGAACAGAAAAGATTCATCATGAAGCTACTGGACATTACGAGAAAATACAAACACAAAAAGCATATGATGAGAAAGAGCAGGATGGTTATGTGTGCTCTGGCTGTGGAGCCAAGAAATAGACCGTTAGTGCGGGGATAAGGAGATGTGGAAATGAAGCCGCAGCTAAAAAACTTTGTAAGCTCTGACGATGCTGTAAAATACTTGACAAGTATTATAGTTTGTCTAATTTGCTATCATATGCTTTATGTGATTTATTGTTCTGATTCGGGGATAGGCTTTTTGATTATGATTTTTTGTAGCTGCTATGCTGGGAAGAAGTTGTCTTTTTCGAAAGACAAATCAGACCCGATTTTCGTAATGATGTGTCCCAAGGGAGGGCTTTTTGGAGTTTTTGTCAGAATTATAATGTCAATAATCATGGGATTTTTGATTACTCCAATATTCTTGGGAAGAGATGCGGGAGAAAAGATGTATGGAATATGGATACGTGAGAGTGTCAACGGATAAACAGAATGTAGAGCGCCAGATAGCCAGTATGGAACAGGCAGGTGTAAAACCAGAGAATATCTATATTGATCGTTATACAGGTGCAAGTTTTGATAGACCTGAGTATAGAAAGATTCTGAATAAACTGAAAAAAGATGATGTAATGTTTGTCGACGATCTGTTTCGGTTCGGCCGGGATTACGAAGAGATTAAGAAAAACTGGGAGTATATAAATAAAGAGTTAAAGGTGGATATTGTCGTGATTGACATGCCGATACTGGATACCAGGCAGTATAAAGACCTGGTAGGAACTTTAATTAGCGACATTGTGTTGAGTTTATTAAGCTATTGCGCGCAGCACTCGCGAGAAAATATGCTGCGGGAACAGGCGAATGGAATAAAGAAAGCAAAGGAGAGAGGCGTAGTGTTTGGAAGACCAAGAAAAATAACGATGGAAGAATTTGGAATTGAATACCAGAGAGTATTAACAGGAACTGCAACTGTGCAGGAATTATCAGATGAAATGGATATCAGTAAAACGACATATTACAGATATCTTAAGAAACTACAAGAACTTAAAAATAGTTAGTGATATAGTGAAGCCAAGGCATATCAGGATTCAAAAACTGGTATGCTTTTTCTGTTTTTGACAGAGTAAGCAACATTTTATACAATAGACTAAAAGAGAATTGGAGGTCGTTGTATGAATAAGAGTATAGAACGGTTCCTGGAAAAGGGAGTACGGGAGTTAGAAAGTAGTATAAGCCGCTTTTTTGAGCATCCAGAGGAACATGGGAAATTTGTGCAGGAAGTAAGAGATATCGTGCTTCGCCTTGGAATAGATATTGTGAAAGAAGCATTTGAAGATATGGATATGATTCTTCGGGAGAGTGCGAAAAGAAGGCTCCGCTGGGAGATAGTCAAAAAGGATTCTACAGCATTGCTTACTACTTTAGGAAATGTACGTTATTCTAAAACGTTGTATAGAAATAAAGAGACAGAAGAGAGCTGCTACCTGCTCGATCGGTTGATGGGAATGGAGCCTTATGCAAGAATGACGGATGATGCAGAGGCGGCGATTTTGGAAGAAGCAGTAGAAACGACTTATCAGAAGGCTGGACATAATGCCTGCATATCAGAAGAATTTGTGTCCAAAAAAACGTCGATGAATAAGGTGCATGAATTGGAATTTCCCGAGTTTAATCCGGCATTGGTACAAGAGAAAAGGGTGCTGCGTTACTTGTACATCGATGCCGATGAGGGGCATATACCGCTTCAATATATCAATAAAAAAGGTGACATAGTTGAAGACAGCAGGAATTATGTGGAACCCCGTCTTGTTTATGTTTATGAGGGTGTCGACCCAGACAGCAAAGGAAGCAGTATTTTGATCAATCCGAGATATTTTGGCGGGATTTATGAGGGAACACAGGATATAGAGTGCTTATGGAATGAGATATATACATATATAGATGCGGTATATGATATTGAGCAAATAGAAAAAATTTATGTAAATTCGGATGCGGCACAGTGGATAAAAAATGGAATAGATTATTTGCCGAAGGCAGAACATGTTCTAGATGAATATCACTTGAAACAGTATTTGAAGCAGGCGGTCTACTGCGTAGAAGATGCCGATGATTATTATACGAATTTGTATTTGGCCATTAAAGATGGAGATAAAAGAGAATTACGGACTCTGTTAAAAGAGATAAATAAAAGTGTATATGGGGCATCGGAGGTATTTGACGATAAGAAAGAACTGATGGAAAGGAGCCATGCTTTCCTGATCAATAATTTTGAAGCTGCACACAGGAGATTGGACGGGGGCGGTGGGATTGTCGGTTCATCAACAGAACCGCATGTTAGCCATGTGTTTGCATACCGTATGTCCATGAAGCCGATGGCTTGGTCCAAAAAAGGTGTGGATAAAATGAGCAGGTTATTGATATATAATTACAACCAGGGAGACATGTTAAGCCTGGTAAGGTATCAAAAACAAAAACCGAATAAAATGATAGTGATGCAGGAGGCTCTCTCGAGGTATGATATACAGCTTATGGAAAAGGAAATCCGTAATAAAAACAGACATGCGGGTTATCTGGAAAAGTTTATGAAAGTTGAAGTGCCAAAATCGATTATGAAAGGAATTATATGGAACTTCTAATGAACAGAAAAGCAGAGCAGGAAACCTGCTCTGCGGATTTTAAAGATAACCTTGAAAAAATTATTTGACAAGTTTTTAGATTCATCATATAATTTAGTCAAGGTGTTGGAAATAGTTTTGCAGAACTAATTTCCAGCAATGACATTTACTCTGACCAGTAAATATCCTATTTGTAGTATAGAGTGAATTCGGGAAAAAGTCAATTCCTAAATTTATAAAATATGAAAGATGATTGGTTGGGAGTAGATGTAGAAAACATTTACTTCTTTTTTATTATGGTCTACTATTGAAATTTAATATCATATCCGGGAAAAGTCAATTTTTTTTCTTCTATTTCCCTACAAACAATTTACCCCGTCCATTTTGTTTGACAGGGTTGACAGATTTGTGAAAACAGTATAAAATTGAAGTGTTGTAATTGTACAATGAAAATTTAATAAGGAGGTGCTCCTGTGCCGATAAGTATAACGATTGCTGCGGTTGTCATTACGCTGATTGTAGCAGTGCTGGTTACTTATAACGCAACGGTGTCCAAGCTGACGAATGATGCGAATTCGAAGATTGGGAATGCGGATGCAAAAGCCCGTGAGATTATTGATGATGCATTAAAGACAGCGGAAACGAAGAAAAAGGAAGCTCTCTTGGAAGTAAAGGAAGAGTCGATCAAAACGAAGAACGAGCTTGAAAAAGAAACAAAAGAGAGAAGAGCAGAGTTACAGCGTTATGAGAAGCGAGTCCTTTCCAAGGAAGAGGCCGTTGATAAGCGTTCGGACGCGTTGGGTCAGAGGGAATCTGCCATTGTTGCCAAGGAAGATGCAATCAAGCAGCGCGAAGCAAAAGTCGAAGAACTTAGTAAACAAAGAGTACAGGAACTAGAGAGAATCTCAGGATTGACCTCCGAACAAGCAAAGGATTATCTGTTAAAAACTGTTGAAGAAGATGTGAAGCATGACACGGCAAGACTGGTCAAAGAACTTGAGAACCAGGCAAAGGAAGAGGCTGACAAGAAAGCAAAGGAATATGTTGTAACAGCGATTCAGAGATGTGCTGCTGATCATGTGGCTGAGACTACGATTTCCGTAGTACAGCTTCCCAGCGATGAGATGAAGGGAAGAATTATCGGACGTGAAGGTCGGAATATCCGGACATTGGAGACTTTGACCGGAGTGGAACTGATCATTGATGATACGCCGGAGGCGGTCGTATTATCCGGATTTGATCCGATTCGCAGGGAAGTGGCGAGAATTGCGCTGGAGCGTTTGATCATTGACGGAAGAATTCATCCGGCAAGGATTGAAGAGATGGTAGAGAAAGCGCAGAAAGAAGTAGATACAATGATTCGTGAAGAGGGTGAAGCTGCCGCATTGGAAGTAGGTGTGCACGGTATTCATCCGGAACTGATCCGTCTCCTTGGACGGATGAAGTTCAGAACCAGTTATGGTCAGAACGCACTGAAGCATTCCATAGAGGTGGCTCAGCTTTCAGGACTTTTGGCCGGAGAGATTGGACTGGATGTCCGCATTGCAAAACGTGCCGGACTTTTACATGACATTGGTAAATCTATTGATCACGATGTAGAAGGTTCCCATATCCAGATAGGAGTGGATTTATGTAGAAAATACAAAGAATCCCCGACCGTCATTAATGCGGTGGAATCCCATCATGGTGATGTAGAACCGGAGACCCTGATTGCATGTGTGGTACAGGCTGCCGATACGATTTCTGCAGCAAGACCGGGTGCGAGAAGAGAGACTTTGGAGACATATACAAACAGATTAAAACAGTTAGAAGAGATTACAAACCAGTTCAAGGGTGTAGATAAATCTTTTGCTATTCAGGCAGGTAGAGAGATTCGCGTAATGGTAGTTCCAGAACAGGTATCTGATGACGATATGGTATTACTGGCGAGAGATATTTCAAAACAGATCGAATACGAATTGGAATATCCAGGTCAGATTAAAGTCAATGTAATTCGGGAATCCAGAGTTACAGATTACGCAAAATAAGAATGAGGAGTGCTGCAAGTTGATGAGAATCATTTGCAGCGCTCTTTTTTGATAAAAGAGAAAGGAAATGAGTGCGATGGAAAAAGAGATGAAGAGAGTGAAGCGAGTCCGTATGTATCAGGGGGCTATTGTAGACGTTTATCGGGATTATATGGAATTTTCCAACGGTAACACGGAAGAATGGGATTACATCCATCATAAAGGGGCGGCTGCAGTAGTTCCGGTGATGGATGACGGGAGAATCCTGATGGTGCGCCAGTATCGGAACGCGCTTGAACGGTTCACACTGGAACTTCCGGCAGGAGCACTGGATGCGGCGGGAGAGCCTGGAATAGAGTGTGCATCCAGGGAACTGGAAGAAGAGACCGGGTACCGGTCGGAGAATTTGGAATGGCTCATTACCTTGAGAACCACGGTGGCGTTCTGCAATGAGCGGATCGAGATATATACAGCGAAGAACCTGATTCCCTCCAAGCAGCATCTGGACCCCAATGAATTTGTAAATATCGAGGCGTATACCGTTGAGGAACTAAAAGAGATGATCTTCACAGGCAAGATTGAGGATTCCAAGACAGTGGCCTCCATCATGGCTTACGACGCCAGATATAATCGAAATGAATAGAATCCTGCTAAGCAGCATTTTCGCCTGTGGCGGAGTGTTTTCTATTTCGTAGTCTGGTGCTTTCATATCAAATAAAAAATGCTTTTGCATTTATCGCATAACAGAAAATCCCCGGCATATAATGAAGTATCCGGGCTTGCTGACCATAGAAATAAAAGAGCAGCACTGCCAGAAGAAGGGGGATCGGTTGTGACGATACATCAGAGCAGGCATCATTTTGCAGGATTCTTTATGCTGGGATTTTTATGCGGTATTTTTTACACCAATTTTGTCGCTAAAAATTATGTTACAGTAACAGGAATTTTTCATGAGTATTTCCTGAGTCAATATACCCAGACGAAGATGGTATCCGAGGACTATTTATGGTATCTCCTGAAATGCAGGCTCGTCCCATTTGCGGTGGTGGCGCTTTCTGCGCGGACCCGGCTGAAAAAACCGGTAGTCGTGTTATGCTTGCTCTGGACAGGCTTTTCCTGCGGCATTTTGGCTGTGGGAGGGGTGCTGCGCATGGGAATTGCCGGTATTCTTCTGTGTGTGGCAGGAATGCTGCCGCAGTTCTTATTCTATATTCCGGGATATCTGATCATATTATGGTATCTTTACCAGTATCCGGATTCACATTGGAATGGAGAGAAGACGGTGTTTACCGCGGTGATGATGATGGCAGGGATCTTTACAGAGGCCTATATAAATCCGGCCGTGGTCCGGTTTTTTCTCGGATTTACCGGAAAATGATTGACAGGTCGGGGACAGATGGAATATATTAGACAAAAGGGAGTAGCTGGCGCCTTCGGGCGTTTGCGATGTCGTCAATACGATGGAGGAATCCATCCGTGTCGTGATGAAACAGCGAGACTTTTATTGTGTGCATGTCTGTACGTACACAGTAAGGGTCTCTTTTTTATTTCATAAAAGTCGTTCTGTTTTGTGGTTGATACAAAGAAGTTGCAGGAGATTTTTCTCTCTTCTTTTTAGAAATGTGAAAGGAACGAAAAAACAGGGAATAAGAAAGAGATTCCTGTCGTATAACAAGAGATAAGATGTAAGGTTATGCATCGCGCTCTTTAAAGATTCAGGTACGAGGGTACGGCCATATCATGTGCGCGGATACAGGATATTATGCATAGTGGAAGGAGACAGGTATGAAAGAATTCTATCAAATGACGGCATCGGAGGCCATGCAGAAGGTAAATGGGGGAGTGGATCCCTTAAGCGAGCAGCAGATCCGGGAAAATCAGAAGCGCTATGGGGAGAATCGGCTGACAGAGGAGGGGAAGAAGCCTGTTTGGCGGATTTTCCTGGAGCAGTATCAGGATTTTCTGGTGTTGATTCTGATTGCGGCGGCAGTGGTATCAGGCTTATTGGGGGAAATGGAGAGTGCAGTCGTGATTTTTGTCGTGATTACGGTAAATGCGATCCTGGGAACGGTACAGACGATAAAAGCAGAGCAGTCGCTTGACAGCCTGAAGGAGATGTCAGCGCCCCGCGCGAAGGTCTTTAGGGGTAAAGAAGTGGTCAAGATCCCGGCCCATCAGGTCACGGTGGGAGATGTGGTCATGCTGGAGGCCGGTGATCTTGTCCCGGCAGACGGAAGAATCCTAGAGTGCGCAAGTCTGAAAGCAGAGGAAAGCGCGCTTACGGGGGAAAGCCTTGGGGTGGAGAAAACAGAAGAGAAGATTGAAACGGAAGTGCCACTGGCGGACCGGAGGAATATGGTATTTTCGGGCAGCTTCATTTCATACGGACGCGGTTCCTTTTTGGTCACTGCGATCGGAATGGATACGGAAATTGGGAAAATCGCATCGATGCTCGCGCATACAGCAGAGAAAAAGACGCCGCTTCAGATCAGCCTGGATCGATTCGGGCGTATGTTATCGGTGTTGATCCTGCTCTTCTGTGCAGTCCTTTTTGGCATCAGCCTGGTAAGAGGAGAGTCCTGGGGCGAGGCGTTTCTGTTTGCGACAGCACTTGCCGTTGCGGCGATACCGGAGGCATTAAGCTCCATTGTGACCATCGTGCTTGCCTTCGGAACGCGGAAAATGGCAAAAGAACACGCGATCATACGCAAATTGCAGGCAGTAGAAGGGCTGGGAAGTGTTTCGGTGATCTGTTCCGATAAGACCGGTACGCTGACCCAGAACAAAATGACGGTAGTAAGTTACTATTTAGAAGGCCGGCAGGTTCCGGCAGATGAGATCACGATGGAGAATGCGGCGGAGAAGCAATTGTTTGTCCACAGTGTTCTGTGCAATGATGCAACCCATGAAAACGGGCAGGAGATCGGAGATCCCACAGAAATCGCACTGCTTAACCTGGGAGAGCAAAAAGGGGAGAAAGTAAGAAATCTCCGCGACAGTTATCCGAGGCTTGCGGAGCTGCCCTTTGACAGCGAAAGAAAAATGATGTCCACGCTTCACGCTATAAAGGGGAAAACTGTGCTGCTCACCAAAGGCGCGGTAGACGTACTCCTTGAGCGGACCACTTTTGTGCAGAAGGAAGGAGGAAGCTTTCCGGTCACAGAAGAGGACAGGGAGGAGATAAAGCGCCAGAATCAGCAGTATTCGCAGCAGGGACTGAGAGTCCTGGCTTTTGCTTATAAATGGAAGGACGACAAAGAACAGGGCGCTATTACGGCTGATGAGGAGCACTCGTTCGTGTTCCTCGGAATGATCGCGATGATGGACCCGCCGCGGAAAGAGTCCAGGCAGGCGGTGGAGGCGTGTATCCGCGCGGGAATGAAGCCGGTCATGATCACCGGAGATCATAAAATAACGGCTGCCGCCATCGCGAAGCAGATCGGAATCCTGAAGGAGGAAACAGAAGTCTGTGAAGGCGCCGCGATAGAAAATATGAGTGAGGAAGAATTGCAGGAATTTGTGGAGCATATTTCCGTGTACGCCAGGGTATCGCCGGAACATAAGATCCGTATTGTCCGCGCCTGGCAGCAAAAAGGGCATATCGTTGCCATGACAGGGGACGGCGTCAACGACGCCCCGGCGCTTAAGCAGGCCGATATTGGGATCGCTATGGGAATCACCGGAACGGAAACGGCGAAGCATGCGGCGTCGATGGTTCTGTCGGACGATAATTTTGCTACGATCATCAAAGCGGTGGAGCACGGGAGAAATGTGTATCAGAACATCAAACATGCGATCCGGTTCTTGCTTTCCGGGAATTTTGCCGGAATCCTTACTGTTCTGTATGCGTCCGTGGCCGGACTTTCGGTTCCATTTGCACCGGTCCACCTTTTGTTCATTAATCTTCTGACGGACAGTCTCCCGGCTATTGCACTGGGACTGGAACCACATGAGAACAGCGTGATGCAAAAGCCGCCCCGCCCGGCAGGCGAGGACATTTTGACCAGAAAAATGCTCCTCGGGATTGGCTTAGATGGACTTTGCATCGGCATTACGACCATAGCGTCATACTATATAGGACTTGGCAAGGGTCCGGCCGCCGCCAGCACGATGGCCTTCGGAACGCTCTGCATTTCCCGGCTGCTGTATGGATTTCACTGCAAGTCGGAGCAGGCGGTCCTTTTTACAAAAAAGTTCTTAAATAACAAATATCTGAACGGAGCTTTTCTGATCGGGCTGGGGCTGATCACGACCGTGCTCACGCACCCGGCGTTTCGGAATGTACTGCAGGTGACGCCTCTCGGAAGTTTTGAACTGGCTATGGTGTACATTCTGCCTGCCTGCAATTTATTGTTCCTTGAGTTGGTCATGAAATGGATTCGCCGGTAAACAGGGCAGTATCATGCCTCATGACCAGTACAGCCAAAAGCGCGACGATACCCTGGCTTCCCAAAAGCCCCCAGAGGTAGCCAAGGATTCCGGCCCTGGGAATCAGAAGATAAATGCTTCCGATCCGCACGCCCAGCCCGATCATATTTATAAAAAAGGTGGTCGTTGTTTTCCCTAGCCCGTTCAGAATGCTGATAAGCGCTGTATTCGTATAGAG of Roseburia hominis contains these proteins:
- a CDS encoding cation-translocating P-type ATPase, whose product is MKEFYQMTASEAMQKVNGGVDPLSEQQIRENQKRYGENRLTEEGKKPVWRIFLEQYQDFLVLILIAAAVVSGLLGEMESAVVIFVVITVNAILGTVQTIKAEQSLDSLKEMSAPRAKVFRGKEVVKIPAHQVTVGDVVMLEAGDLVPADGRILECASLKAEESALTGESLGVEKTEEKIETEVPLADRRNMVFSGSFISYGRGSFLVTAIGMDTEIGKIASMLAHTAEKKTPLQISLDRFGRMLSVLILLFCAVLFGISLVRGESWGEAFLFATALAVAAIPEALSSIVTIVLAFGTRKMAKEHAIIRKLQAVEGLGSVSVICSDKTGTLTQNKMTVVSYYLEGRQVPADEITMENAAEKQLFVHSVLCNDATHENGQEIGDPTEIALLNLGEQKGEKVRNLRDSYPRLAELPFDSERKMMSTLHAIKGKTVLLTKGAVDVLLERTTFVQKEGGSFPVTEEDREEIKRQNQQYSQQGLRVLAFAYKWKDDKEQGAITADEEHSFVFLGMIAMMDPPRKESRQAVEACIRAGMKPVMITGDHKITAAAIAKQIGILKEETEVCEGAAIENMSEEELQEFVEHISVYARVSPEHKIRIVRAWQQKGHIVAMTGDGVNDAPALKQADIGIAMGITGTETAKHAASMVLSDDNFATIIKAVEHGRNVYQNIKHAIRFLLSGNFAGILTVLYASVAGLSVPFAPVHLLFINLLTDSLPAIALGLEPHENSVMQKPPRPAGEDILTRKMLLGIGLDGLCIGITTIASYYIGLGKGPAAASTMAFGTLCISRLLYGFHCKSEQAVLFTKKFLNNKYLNGAFLIGLGLITTVLTHPAFRNVLQVTPLGSFELAMVYILPACNLLFLELVMKWIRR
- the rny gene encoding ribonuclease Y, with protein sequence MPISITIAAVVITLIVAVLVTYNATVSKLTNDANSKIGNADAKAREIIDDALKTAETKKKEALLEVKEESIKTKNELEKETKERRAELQRYEKRVLSKEEAVDKRSDALGQRESAIVAKEDAIKQREAKVEELSKQRVQELERISGLTSEQAKDYLLKTVEEDVKHDTARLVKELENQAKEEADKKAKEYVVTAIQRCAADHVAETTISVVQLPSDEMKGRIIGREGRNIRTLETLTGVELIIDDTPEAVVLSGFDPIRREVARIALERLIIDGRIHPARIEEMVEKAQKEVDTMIREEGEAAALEVGVHGIHPELIRLLGRMKFRTSYGQNALKHSIEVAQLSGLLAGEIGLDVRIAKRAGLLHDIGKSIDHDVEGSHIQIGVDLCRKYKESPTVINAVESHHGDVEPETLIACVVQAADTISAARPGARRETLETYTNRLKQLEEITNQFKGVDKSFAIQAGREIRVMVVPEQVSDDDMVLLARDISKQIEYELEYPGQIKVNVIRESRVTDYAK
- a CDS encoding recombinase family protein → MEYGYVRVSTDKQNVERQIASMEQAGVKPENIYIDRYTGASFDRPEYRKILNKLKKDDVMFVDDLFRFGRDYEEIKKNWEYINKELKVDIVVIDMPILDTRQYKDLVGTLISDIVLSLLSYCAQHSRENMLREQANGIKKAKERGVVFGRPRKITMEEFGIEYQRVLTGTATVQELSDEMDISKTTYYRYLKKLQELKNS
- a CDS encoding stage II sporulation protein M codes for the protein MTIHQSRHHFAGFFMLGFLCGIFYTNFVAKNYVTVTGIFHEYFLSQYTQTKMVSEDYLWYLLKCRLVPFAVVALSARTRLKKPVVVLCLLWTGFSCGILAVGGVLRMGIAGILLCVAGMLPQFLFYIPGYLIILWYLYQYPDSHWNGEKTVFTAVMMMAGIFTEAYINPAVVRFFLGFTGK
- a CDS encoding NUDIX hydrolase; protein product: MEKEMKRVKRVRMYQGAIVDVYRDYMEFSNGNTEEWDYIHHKGAAAVVPVMDDGRILMVRQYRNALERFTLELPAGALDAAGEPGIECASRELEEETGYRSENLEWLITLRTTVAFCNERIEIYTAKNLIPSKQHLDPNEFVNIEAYTVEELKEMIFTGKIEDSKTVASIMAYDARYNRNE
- a CDS encoding ISLre2 family transposase is translated as MNKSIERFLEKGVRELESSISRFFEHPEEHGKFVQEVRDIVLRLGIDIVKEAFEDMDMILRESAKRRLRWEIVKKDSTALLTTLGNVRYSKTLYRNKETEESCYLLDRLMGMEPYARMTDDAEAAILEEAVETTYQKAGHNACISEEFVSKKTSMNKVHELEFPEFNPALVQEKRVLRYLYIDADEGHIPLQYINKKGDIVEDSRNYVEPRLVYVYEGVDPDSKGSSILINPRYFGGIYEGTQDIECLWNEIYTYIDAVYDIEQIEKIYVNSDAAQWIKNGIDYLPKAEHVLDEYHLKQYLKQAVYCVEDADDYYTNLYLAIKDGDKRELRTLLKEINKSVYGASEVFDDKKELMERSHAFLINNFEAAHRRLDGGGGIVGSSTEPHVSHVFAYRMSMKPMAWSKKGVDKMSRLLIYNYNQGDMLSLVRYQKQKPNKMIVMQEALSRYDIQLMEKEIRNKNRHAGYLEKFMKVEVPKSIMKGIIWNF